One window of Robiginitalea biformata HTCC2501 genomic DNA carries:
- a CDS encoding Ig-like domain-containing protein produces the protein MEMLRRLSAALFALFLVLALIQCGRRGTPSGGPKDVTPPVLERADPPNRTTNFDAERIRLYFDEYIRVVDLDKQLIISPPLKYPPEITPLGNTAKYLQVKITDTLLPNTTYTLNFGQSVVDNNEQNPYNLLTYVFSTGDYIDSLSLTGVVSDAYNLEPDPFISVMLYELDSAYTDSTIYKKPPYYLTNTLDSAVIFRLENLKAGRYKLFAIRDEAKNNVFNPNADKIGFVEDTITLPTDSTYVLTLFRETPAYSARKPTYAADNRILFPYTGGEAPELRLLTPVPDSVRTLLARVPDKDSLNFWFTPWEPDSMVFTLRHPRLEERIDTFSVKPLDVPRDSLRVSWSGRGQLTPLDSVYLESNLPLVATDTSRLELVDQDTVPVPFSARLDTVYNRLYLAFEKQREKTYSIRAKPGALTDFFGDTNDTLVNRYTMGSPTEFGTLRLQLAGATAYPMLVEITDRSGNVIRSRAVQEAGELSFPWLRPDTYRIRVVFDTNGNGEWDTGSYLERRQPERVAHYPAPVELRANWEKVETFTIRE, from the coding sequence ATGGAGATGCTCCGTCGCCTTTCGGCAGCCCTTTTCGCCCTATTCCTGGTCCTGGCGCTTATCCAGTGCGGCCGGCGCGGCACCCCCAGCGGCGGGCCCAAGGACGTTACCCCCCCGGTGCTGGAGCGGGCCGACCCCCCAAACCGCACCACGAATTTTGACGCGGAACGCATCCGGCTGTATTTTGACGAGTATATCCGCGTGGTAGACCTCGATAAACAGCTGATTATCTCCCCGCCCCTGAAATACCCGCCGGAGATTACCCCCCTGGGGAATACGGCCAAATACCTGCAGGTGAAGATCACCGATACACTCCTGCCCAACACCACCTATACGCTGAACTTTGGCCAAAGCGTGGTGGACAACAACGAACAGAACCCCTACAACCTGCTCACCTATGTGTTTTCCACCGGCGATTACATCGACTCCCTGAGCCTGACCGGGGTGGTGAGCGATGCCTACAATCTGGAGCCGGATCCGTTTATCAGCGTGATGCTCTATGAACTGGACAGCGCCTACACAGATTCCACCATTTATAAAAAACCCCCGTACTACCTCACCAATACGCTGGACAGCGCGGTAATCTTCCGCCTGGAAAACCTCAAGGCGGGCCGGTACAAATTGTTTGCCATCCGAGACGAAGCCAAGAACAATGTCTTTAACCCGAATGCGGATAAAATCGGCTTTGTGGAAGACACCATCACCCTGCCCACGGATTCCACCTATGTGCTGACGCTCTTTCGGGAAACCCCGGCCTACAGCGCCCGGAAACCCACCTATGCAGCAGACAACCGCATCCTGTTCCCCTATACGGGCGGGGAGGCCCCGGAACTCCGGCTGCTGACCCCCGTGCCGGACAGTGTGCGCACGCTCCTTGCCCGGGTACCCGACAAGGACAGCCTGAATTTCTGGTTTACCCCCTGGGAACCGGATTCCATGGTCTTTACCCTGCGCCACCCGCGCCTGGAGGAGCGCATCGACACCTTTTCCGTAAAACCCCTGGACGTCCCCCGGGATTCCCTGCGGGTATCCTGGTCCGGGCGGGGTCAGCTGACCCCGCTGGACTCGGTGTACCTGGAATCCAACCTTCCCTTGGTGGCCACCGATACAAGCCGCCTGGAGCTGGTAGATCAGGACACCGTACCCGTGCCGTTCAGCGCCCGGCTGGACACCGTATACAACCGGCTGTACCTGGCCTTTGAAAAACAACGGGAAAAGACCTACAGCATCCGGGCAAAGCCCGGGGCGCTTACAGACTTTTTCGGGGACACGAACGATACGCTGGTGAACCGGTATACCATGGGCAGCCCAACGGAATTCGGGACGCTTCGCCTCCAGCTTGCCGGGGCCACCGCCTACCCGATGCTCGTGGAGATTACCGACAGGTCCGGGAATGTCATCCGCAGCCGGGCGGTGCAGGAAGCGGGGGAGTTGAGCTTCCCCTGGCTCCGGCCGGACACCTACCGGATTCGCGTGGTCTTTGATACGAATGGCAATGGGGAATGGGATACGGGCAGTTACCTGGAACGACGGCAGCCGGAGCGCGTGGCGCACTATCCCGCCCCAGTGGAACTGCGTGCAAACTGGGAAAAAG
- a CDS encoding ComF family protein has translation MPLTEYDFQSENPVDRLFFGQRAVEKTSAFLFYSPGGLVQKLIHQLKYQGREQLGDLFGDWYGMQLRAEPALQNLDFVMPVPLHPRKRRQRGYNQCSRFARRIAAHLGARYSEGHLVRTAHSRTQTARNRWNRWEGIRGAFSLRNPEELEGRRILLVDDVITTGSTLEACAEAFAPLSRTTLLLAALATVP, from the coding sequence TTGCCGCTGACCGAGTACGATTTCCAGTCCGAAAACCCCGTAGACCGGCTATTTTTCGGACAAAGAGCCGTTGAAAAAACCTCGGCTTTCCTGTTTTACAGCCCGGGCGGGCTCGTCCAAAAACTCATCCACCAACTCAAATACCAGGGGAGGGAACAACTCGGGGACCTGTTCGGGGACTGGTACGGGATGCAACTCCGGGCGGAACCGGCCCTGCAAAACCTGGATTTTGTCATGCCTGTCCCGCTTCACCCGAGAAAACGACGCCAACGGGGCTATAACCAATGTTCCCGGTTTGCCCGCCGGATTGCCGCCCACCTGGGGGCCCGGTACTCGGAGGGACACCTGGTCCGAACAGCCCATTCCCGGACACAGACCGCCCGGAACCGATGGAATCGCTGGGAGGGAATCCGGGGGGCTTTCTCCCTGCGAAATCCGGAGGAGCTGGAAGGGCGCCGCATCCTGCTGGTAGACGATGTAATCACTACGGGGTCTACACTGGAAGCCTGTGCGGAAGCCTTTGCCCCCCTATCCCGGACAACCCTGCTGCTCGCCGCCCTGGCCACGGTTCCCTAG
- a CDS encoding glycine--tRNA ligase — protein MAKQEDDFKRVISHAKEYGYVVQSSEIYDGLSAVYDYAQNGAELKKNIREYWWRAMVQLHENIVGIDAAIFMHPTTWKASGHVDAFNDPLIDNKDSKKRYRADVLIEDYVAKLEAKVEKEVDKAAKRFGDAFDREQFVSTHPRVVKYLEQADTIIKRMARSLEQEDLADVKALIEELEITCPVSGSRNWTDVKQFNLMFGTKLGASADSAMDLYLRPETAQGIFVNFLNVQKSGRMKIPFGIAQVGKAFRNEIVARQFIFRMREFEQMEMQFFIRPGEQKKWYEHWKAARMQWHLSLGLGEENYRFHDHEKLAHYADAAADIEFRFPFGFKELEGIHSRTDFDLANHEKYSGKKLQYFDPELNEHYTPYVVETSIGLDRMFLAVFSHCLQEEDLGDGNTRTVLRLPGVLAPTKAAILPLIKRDGLPELAREILDDLKWDFNVQYDEKDAVGRRYRRQDAAGTPICITVDHQSLEDRTVTLRHRDSMEQERVPIDQLGSLIGREVDMKEWLRKLSGA, from the coding sequence ATGGCAAAACAAGAAGACGACTTTAAACGGGTCATTTCCCATGCCAAGGAGTATGGGTACGTGGTCCAGTCGAGTGAAATATACGACGGGCTCAGCGCCGTATACGACTATGCGCAGAACGGGGCCGAACTCAAGAAGAACATCCGGGAATACTGGTGGCGGGCCATGGTGCAGCTGCACGAGAATATCGTGGGCATCGACGCGGCCATCTTTATGCACCCCACTACCTGGAAGGCCTCCGGGCACGTGGATGCGTTCAATGACCCGCTCATAGACAACAAGGATTCCAAGAAACGCTACCGGGCCGATGTCCTGATCGAAGATTATGTGGCCAAACTGGAAGCGAAAGTGGAAAAGGAGGTGGATAAGGCCGCCAAACGGTTTGGAGACGCCTTCGACCGGGAACAATTCGTCTCCACGCACCCCCGGGTAGTGAAGTACCTGGAACAGGCCGATACGATAATCAAGCGGATGGCGCGTTCCCTGGAGCAGGAAGACCTGGCGGATGTAAAAGCGCTGATCGAGGAACTCGAAATCACCTGCCCGGTATCCGGCTCCCGCAACTGGACGGACGTCAAGCAGTTCAACCTGATGTTTGGCACAAAGCTCGGGGCCAGCGCGGATTCCGCCATGGACCTGTACCTCCGCCCGGAAACCGCGCAGGGGATTTTTGTCAATTTCCTGAATGTCCAGAAATCCGGGCGGATGAAAATTCCCTTCGGGATCGCCCAGGTGGGGAAGGCCTTCCGAAATGAAATCGTCGCCCGGCAGTTTATCTTCCGCATGCGGGAATTCGAACAGATGGAGATGCAATTCTTTATCCGGCCGGGCGAGCAGAAGAAATGGTACGAGCACTGGAAGGCGGCCCGGATGCAGTGGCACCTTTCCCTGGGGCTGGGTGAGGAGAATTACCGCTTCCACGATCACGAGAAACTGGCCCACTACGCCGACGCGGCCGCCGATATCGAATTCCGGTTCCCCTTTGGTTTCAAGGAGCTCGAAGGGATCCACTCCCGCACGGATTTTGACCTGGCCAACCACGAAAAATATTCGGGAAAGAAGCTCCAGTACTTTGATCCGGAGCTGAACGAACACTATACGCCCTACGTGGTGGAAACCTCCATCGGCCTGGACCGGATGTTCCTGGCCGTATTTTCGCACTGCCTCCAGGAGGAAGACCTCGGGGACGGGAATACGCGGACGGTCTTGAGGCTCCCGGGGGTGTTGGCGCCAACCAAGGCGGCCATCCTGCCGTTGATCAAACGGGACGGCCTGCCGGAACTCGCCCGGGAAATCCTGGACGATCTGAAATGGGATTTCAACGTGCAATACGACGAAAAGGATGCGGTTGGGCGGCGCTATCGGCGCCAGGACGCCGCCGGCACGCCCATTTGCATCACGGTAGACCACCAGTCGCTCGAAGACCGGACGGTCACGCTCCGGCACCGCGACTCCATGGAACAGGAGCGCGTGCCCATCGACCAACTCGGATCGCTTATCGGGCGGGAAGTAGATATGAAGGAGTGGCTCCGGAAGCTATCCGGGGCATAG
- a CDS encoding TonB-dependent receptor family protein, with protein MKTRATLLLLLSFYSLCSQDQPRDSVIGLNEVILQVERTAASPLGLVPSEIVTSRAIRQQNPVDFAGTLNQVPGLYFLSGALNTNRITIRGVGARTPFGTDKLRMYFNEIPVTNGTGVSALEAFDLENLSSIRVVKGPKSAAYGGALGGAILLQSDPAGQPGTHLRSRTSAGSYGLFKTNLALTHADSTLRAEVRYNRLTTQGYRENNAFERDGLLLNLGFDAGERHRLNLLANYIDYTAEIPSSLNRSDYETNPTRAAFTWAQAKGYEANKYTLLGLSDRIGLGSGTSLTTSVFFSYLDHYEPRPFNILDEFTFGFGLRSVLETGFRLGGGPVRARIGGELYRDEYSWGTYENRYEENNGQGSLQGEQLSDNKEFRRQDFLFGSLDWQATGALGIRVGLGLNDTRYDFRDLSGEGPDNRSAARDFDPVLLPSLDLRYSWREAFFTYLNVSRGFSNPSLEESLSPEGRINPDIGQEKGWNYEAGVHWASRDTRMQLTAAAYTMDIRDLLVAQRVGQDQYIGRNAGSTRHNGLEVSWEYRVRPGAGYSVTPFLSYTLNAHNFRDFTDQDEDYSGNRLTGVPRNRVYAGVRLAGDAGWYVNGSYQYVDPIPLTDSNSLFSDPYGLVNLQTGYTLPLGRQIRAGLEFGVNNLTNTRYASSVLINATGFGGSDPRYYYPGNDRNYYMGILLAASL; from the coding sequence ATGAAAACCCGCGCCACCCTCCTGCTCCTCCTTTCCTTTTATTCCCTTTGCAGCCAGGACCAGCCCCGGGATTCGGTTATCGGCCTGAACGAGGTGATCCTGCAGGTAGAGCGAACCGCCGCCTCCCCCCTGGGGCTGGTTCCTTCCGAAATTGTCACCTCCCGTGCCATCCGGCAGCAGAACCCGGTGGACTTTGCGGGAACCCTCAACCAGGTTCCGGGCCTGTATTTCCTCTCCGGGGCACTCAACACAAACCGGATCACCATCCGGGGGGTCGGGGCACGCACCCCGTTCGGCACGGATAAACTCCGGATGTATTTCAACGAGATCCCCGTCACCAACGGCACGGGTGTATCGGCCCTGGAAGCCTTCGACCTGGAAAACCTCAGCAGTATCCGGGTAGTCAAAGGGCCCAAATCGGCTGCCTACGGGGGAGCCCTCGGGGGGGCCATCCTGTTGCAGTCCGACCCGGCCGGCCAACCGGGTACCCACCTCAGAAGCCGGACAAGTGCGGGGTCCTACGGGCTCTTTAAGACCAACCTGGCCCTGACCCATGCCGACAGTACGCTGCGGGCCGAGGTCCGCTACAACCGGCTGACCACCCAGGGCTATCGGGAAAACAACGCTTTTGAGCGGGACGGCCTGCTGCTCAACCTGGGATTCGACGCCGGGGAACGGCACCGGTTGAACCTGCTGGCCAATTACATCGATTACACCGCTGAAATCCCCAGTTCCCTGAATCGGTCGGATTACGAGACGAATCCCACCAGGGCCGCATTTACCTGGGCCCAGGCCAAAGGTTACGAAGCCAATAAATACACGCTTTTGGGGCTGTCCGACCGGATCGGCCTGGGCTCCGGGACTTCGCTGACCACCAGCGTATTCTTCAGCTACCTGGACCACTACGAGCCCCGGCCATTCAACATCCTGGACGAATTCACCTTTGGGTTTGGGCTGCGGTCTGTCCTTGAGACGGGTTTCCGCCTGGGCGGGGGGCCGGTTCGGGCGCGCATCGGGGGGGAACTCTACCGGGACGAGTACTCCTGGGGGACCTACGAAAACCGCTATGAGGAAAACAACGGGCAGGGCAGCCTGCAGGGCGAGCAACTCAGCGACAACAAGGAATTCCGCCGTCAGGACTTCCTGTTCGGCAGCCTGGACTGGCAGGCTACCGGGGCCCTGGGGATCCGGGTGGGCCTGGGCCTGAACGATACGCGCTACGATTTCCGGGACCTGTCCGGGGAGGGTCCCGACAACCGTTCGGCTGCCCGCGACTTCGACCCCGTATTGCTGCCCAGTTTGGACCTCAGGTATTCGTGGCGGGAGGCGTTCTTCACCTACCTGAACGTGAGCCGGGGCTTCAGCAATCCGAGCCTGGAGGAATCCCTCAGCCCGGAAGGCCGGATCAACCCGGATATCGGGCAGGAAAAGGGGTGGAATTACGAAGCGGGGGTGCATTGGGCCTCCCGGGATACGCGGATGCAGCTAACGGCGGCCGCCTATACGATGGACATCCGGGACCTGCTGGTTGCACAGCGCGTGGGCCAGGACCAGTACATTGGGAGGAATGCGGGGAGTACCCGCCACAACGGCCTGGAAGTGAGTTGGGAGTACCGTGTCCGACCGGGGGCCGGCTACTCGGTAACCCCTTTTCTTTCCTACACGCTGAATGCGCATAATTTCCGGGATTTTACGGACCAGGATGAGGATTATTCGGGAAACCGCCTGACGGGGGTCCCCAGAAACCGGGTATACGCCGGGGTGCGTCTGGCCGGGGATGCCGGCTGGTATGTAAACGGGAGCTACCAGTATGTGGATCCCATCCCGCTGACGGATAGCAATTCGCTTTTCAGCGATCCCTATGGGCTGGTCAATTTGCAGACGGGGTACACGCTGCCCCTGGGGCGGCAAATCCGGGCGGGCCTGGAATTCGGGGTGAACAACCTGACCAACACCCGCTATGCGAGTTCCGTCCTGATCAACGCCACGGGCTTCGGGGGGTCCGACCCCCGCTACTACTACCCCGGGAACGACCGCAACTACTATATGGGGATATTGCTCGCCGCCAGTTTGTGA
- a CDS encoding exodeoxyribonuclease III encodes MKIASYNVNGIRAAIRKGFLDWLVLAGPDVICLQETKAMKEQLDLEAFEKAGYPYHYWFSAEKKGYSGVAILSRQRPDHVAYGTGIGYMDAEGRNIRADFGGVSIMSLYLPSGTNIARLDHKLQYMADFQAYVDSLKREIPELVICGDYNICHRPIDIHDPVRNKNVSGFLPVEREWIGNFIDSGFIDSFRHFNPDPHHYTWWTYRAGARAKNKGWRLDYGMVSRPLEDRLARSVILPEARHSDHCPIMLELSESY; translated from the coding sequence TTGAAAATTGCATCTTATAATGTGAACGGTATCCGGGCGGCCATCCGGAAGGGGTTTCTGGATTGGCTCGTACTGGCCGGGCCGGATGTCATCTGCCTGCAGGAAACCAAGGCGATGAAGGAACAACTGGACCTGGAAGCCTTTGAGAAGGCCGGGTATCCGTATCACTACTGGTTTAGCGCCGAAAAGAAAGGGTATAGCGGGGTGGCCATCCTCTCCCGCCAGCGACCCGACCATGTGGCCTACGGCACGGGGATCGGCTATATGGACGCTGAGGGGAGGAATATCCGTGCAGACTTCGGCGGGGTTTCCATTATGAGCCTCTACCTGCCTTCCGGCACGAATATCGCCCGCCTGGACCACAAGCTGCAATACATGGCGGATTTCCAGGCGTACGTGGACAGCCTGAAGCGTGAAATCCCGGAACTGGTTATTTGCGGCGATTACAACATTTGCCATCGGCCCATCGATATCCACGACCCGGTACGCAACAAGAACGTGTCCGGGTTCCTGCCTGTGGAACGGGAATGGATCGGGAATTTTATCGACAGCGGGTTTATCGACAGCTTCCGGCATTTCAATCCGGATCCCCACCATTATACCTGGTGGACCTACCGGGCCGGGGCGCGGGCCAAAAACAAAGGTTGGCGCCTGGATTACGGGATGGTCAGCCGGCCGCTGGAAGACCGGCTCGCCCGCTCGGTGATCCTGCCGGAAGCCCGCCACAGCGACCATTGCCCCATTATGCTTGAACTCAGCGAATCATACTGA
- a CDS encoding NADP(H)-dependent aldo-keto reductase, with product MEYTHLPHTDIEVSKICLGTMTWGRQNTESEGHAQMDYALDRGVNFFDTAELYPVPAHKDYHSHTEMIIGNWFSKTGNRDQVVLATKIAGPAAFTKFIRTTGFSPESIREAVDGSLKRLKTDYIDLYQLHWPERSTNYFGKRGYFPDYKDHWEDNIHLVLVTLADLVRQGKIRHVGLSNETPWGVMRYLEEAKVHHNLPRMISIQNPYSLLNRLFEVGLAEISHRSDIGLLAYSPLGFGTLSGKYLDGEPPENSRIALFPNYDRYSGETAVEATRAYRDIASSFGLSLAQMALAFVNSRPFLTSNIIGATSLEQLKENIDSIDIRLSEEILEAIEEVHQRFPNPAP from the coding sequence ATGGAATACACCCACCTGCCGCATACCGACATCGAAGTAAGTAAAATTTGCCTCGGCACCATGACATGGGGCCGGCAGAATACGGAATCGGAGGGCCATGCCCAGATGGATTATGCGCTGGATCGGGGCGTCAATTTCTTTGATACTGCCGAATTGTATCCCGTTCCAGCCCATAAGGACTACCATTCCCATACGGAGATGATCATTGGCAACTGGTTTTCAAAAACCGGCAACCGGGACCAGGTGGTCCTGGCTACCAAGATTGCGGGGCCTGCGGCTTTCACAAAATTTATCCGGACCACCGGGTTCAGCCCGGAATCCATCCGGGAGGCCGTAGACGGGAGCCTGAAGCGCCTGAAGACGGATTATATTGACCTTTACCAGTTGCACTGGCCGGAGCGCAGCACGAACTACTTTGGAAAACGCGGTTACTTCCCGGACTACAAGGATCACTGGGAAGACAATATTCACCTGGTCCTCGTTACACTGGCCGATTTGGTGCGGCAAGGGAAGATCCGCCATGTTGGGTTGTCGAATGAAACGCCCTGGGGGGTCATGCGTTACCTGGAGGAGGCCAAGGTCCACCACAACCTGCCGCGGATGATTAGCATCCAGAATCCGTACAGCCTGCTCAACCGGCTGTTCGAAGTGGGGCTGGCTGAAATCTCCCACCGTTCGGACATCGGCCTGCTGGCGTATTCGCCCCTCGGGTTCGGGACGCTGAGCGGGAAATACCTGGATGGGGAACCGCCCGAAAACTCACGGATTGCCCTGTTCCCGAATTACGACCGGTACAGCGGGGAAACGGCGGTAGAAGCCACCCGGGCCTACAGGGATATTGCCTCCTCTTTCGGCCTCAGCCTCGCCCAGATGGCATTGGCATTCGTCAACAGCCGACCCTTCCTGACCAGCAACATCATTGGAGCTACATCCCTGGAACAGTTAAAGGAGAACATCGACAGCATCGATATCCGCCTGTCGGAAGAAATTTTGGAGGCCATCGAGGAGGTGCACCAGCGGTTCCCGAACCCGGCGCCCTAG